One genomic window of Polyodon spathula isolate WHYD16114869_AA chromosome 8, ASM1765450v1, whole genome shotgun sequence includes the following:
- the LOC121319640 gene encoding caprin-2-like, whose product MVQLAPSPVPCLSPTDQADEKKMAVKTKKQGSPKSEAHLALTSLQVAVAASTTTYQGYDTYIEDGLVSLKHKIRNIEKKKIKLEVYRQRRQEGELLNQDQLEAVEKYDEVIHNLAFAKELQKTFSSLSQDLLKAQKKAVRREQVLKIETEKRRLRTILQVQYILQNLQEEHVRKDFHSGLNGAPFLSASELDYLLKFSKLASLMRDEQMSLEDQMEQATSYLWELLEGGEKVVVGTTYKHLKAQMAKMMDCGYFDHIPVPQSKMLEEVEEVHKVVEEKTEPLRKLPKEGTKELVKVLGEPSVQFIQTREVQLREFNRRYLPETDFHSQVKTKTLQPWKADFAAMKQEPPDSWEMQFDDSRTTSPQPVPTKQGRAAAEHVAKEQVESKMTTTSPKKKREQKPKTGEEVKPVPKPIHSPIAVFNSTSSLPKDPALRRQKIQDLMAQIQGSFSFMQDSVLDCESSPVSAMPLLAPLSVLPSSTPIAPRESKQKIQADLLPQALQTAPSADRSPSTSLNGDRSLNGPEIDFASAAAQETISALPEAKSFVSPPAIYQTASIPAPLVEKGMDQTRVPLPCEQQMPLCNTMSAPELQTQAFQSPPTSNHTLSMSAAPFQAMHTIFKVNAPLPPRDMKPETSSYSESYNQSCSTASTQTTLQCSSQPAYTLDQNTIPHETLQPGKTNAFLICWSVCGGVMNLGFCFNIHKGFINGVFWCLTFTCCFACFISPPPLSTVTTYQSECPVSNGCQVYMSPGQQNAFPRSNQAYYNNRGTIRGTPRGSRGLANSYRSPSGYKAGFDGYRGGMQSPGGNYTHQLYPAREYTTMLYGSREAGFQQNYKRGGPAGQKTNSRAGWSDSSQVSSPERDHETFNSVDSGHGGSRCITPIDIPVTSQATTLMPVHVYPLPPQMRVAFSAARTSNFAPGTLDQTIAFDLLLNNLGETFEMHMGRFSCPANGTYVFIFHMLKLAVNVPLYVNLMKNEEVLVSAYANDGAPDHETASNHAVLQLYQGDQIWLRLHRGAIYGSSWKYSTFSGYLLYQD is encoded by the exons ATGGTGCAGCTTGCCCCTTCCCCTGTACCTTGCCTCTCCCCTACAGACCAGGCAGATGAGAAGAAAATGGCAGTCAAGACTAAGAAGCAGGGAAGCCCCAAGTCTGAGGCCCATCTTGCTCTCACCTCACTGCAGGTGGCTGTGGCTGCTTCTACAACAACTTACCAGGGCTACGACACCTACATAGAGGATGGGCTAGTCAGCCTTAAACACAAAAtcagaaacattgaaaaaaagaag ATTAAGCTGGAGGTCTATAGGCAGCGTCGGCAGGAAGGAGAACTTCTTAATCAAGATCAGCTG GAGGCAGTGGAAAAGTATGATGAAGTCATTCATAATTTGGCATTTGCCAAGGAGCTGCAGAAGACATTTAGTTCTCTGAGTCAAGAT CTGTTAAAAGCCCAGAAGAAGGCAGTGCGGCGCGAGCAGGTTTTGAAGATTGAAACGGAGAAGCGCCGCCTGCGCACCATCCTCCAGGTGCAGTACATTCTGCAGAACCTGCAGGAGGAGCATGTGAGGAAAGACTTCCACAGCGGCCTCAATGGGGCCCCCTTTCTCTCTGCCAGTGAGCTTGACTACCTCCTGAAGTTCTCCAAACTGGCCTCCCTGATGCGCGATGAGCAGATGAG CCTGGAGGACCAGATGGAGCAGGCAACAAGCTACCTTTGGGAGTTACTTGAAGGAGGAGAAAAAGTTGTGGTTGGTACTACCT ATAAACACCTGAAGGCACAGATGGCAAAAATGATGGACTGTGGGTACTTTGACCACATTCCCGTCCCTCAGAGTAAGATGTTGGAGGAGGTGGAAGAGGTTCATAAGGTAGTGGAAGAAAAAACAGAACCACTAAGAAAGCTGCCAAAAGAGGGCACAAAAGAGCTGGTGAAAGTGCTAGGAG aacCTTCTGTGCAGTTTATACAGACGAGAGAAGTTCAGTTAAGAGAG TTTAACAGACGCTACTTGCCTGAAACAGACTTCCACAGCCAAGTAAAGACAAAGACCCTGCAGCCCTGGAAAGCTGATTTTGCAGCTATGAAACAGGAGCCTCCCGACTCTTGGGAGATGCAGTTTGATGACAGCAGGACGACATCCCCACAGCCAGTGCCAACCAAGCAGGGGAGAGCTGCTGCTGAACATGTTGCAAAAGAGCAAGTGGAGTCCAAAATGACGACCACTTCACCAAAAAAA aaaCGTGAGCAGAAGCCCAAAACAGGTGAAGAAGTTAAACCA GTGCCAAAGCCAATACATTCCCCCATAGCTGTGTTCAATTCCACTTCCTCCCTTCCAAAGGACCCAGCACTAAGAAGGCAGAAGATACAAGATTTGATGGCTCAGATCCAAGGGTCATTCAGTTTTATGCAG GACTCTGTGCTGGATTGTGAGAGTTCACCTGTGAGTGCCATGCCCCTGTTAGCACCGCTTTCTGTGCTTCCCTCGTCCACCCCCATAG CACCAAGAGAATCAAAGCAGAAAATACAGGCAGACCTCCTTCCGCAAGCCTTGCAG ACTGCCCCTTCAGCTGATCGCAGTCCCAGCACTAGCCTGAATGGAGATCGGTCACTGAATGGACCTGAAATTGACTTCGCTTCGGCAGCTGCACAA GAAACTATTTCAGCATTGCCTGAGGCAAAGTCCTTTGTTTCTCCTCCAGCAATATATCAAACTGCATCAATCCCAGCCCCCTTGGTAGAGAAGGGCATGGACCAGACTCGG GTGCCTCTGCCATGTGAACAGCAGATGCCCCTTTGCAACACAATGTCAGCCCCTGAATTACAGACCCAGGCATTCCAATCACCTCCCACCAGCAACCATACCTTAAGCATGAGTGCAGCCCCCTTTCAGGCCATGCATACT atttttaaAGTGAATGCTCCGTTGCCGCCGAGGGACATGAAACCAGAGACCTCTTCATATTCAGAGTCCTACAACCAGAGCTGTTCTACAGCTAGCACCCAGACAACCCTGCAGTGCTCCTCGCAGCCGGCCTACACGCTGGATCAAAACACAATCCCTCATGAAACTCTGCAGCCAGGCAAGACCAACGCTTTCTTAATCTGCTGGAGTGTCTGTGGAGGCGTCATGAATCTgggtttttgtttcaatatacaCAAGGGCTTCATCAATGGGGTTTTCTGGTGTTTAACTTTCACATGCTGTTTCGCTTGTttcatttcccccccccccctttccacaGTCACAACCTATCAGTCTGAATGTCCAGTTAGCAATGGATGTCAAGTTTACATGTCTCCAGGACAACAGAATGCCTTCCCTCGCTCAAACCAGGCCTACTACAATAACAGAGGCACAATAAGAGGAACGCCCCGTGGGAGCAGAGGCCTGGCAAACTCTTATCGCTCACCCAGTGGATATAAAG CAGGGTTTGATGGTTACAGAGGTGGAATGCAGTCTCCGGGTGGAAACTACACTCATCAACTGTATCCTGCCAGAGAATATACAACAATGCTGTATGGATCAAGG GAAGCTGGGTTTCAGCAGAACTATAAACGTGGAGGGCCTGCTGGACAGAAAACAAATTCAAGAG CAGGGTGGAGTGACTCGTCTCAGGTGAGTAGTCCAGAACGAGACCATGAAACCTTCAACAGTGTGGACTCTGGCCATGGGGGCTCCCGCTGCATCACGCCCATCGACATTCCGGTCACGAGCCAGGCGACCACCCTCATGCCTGTACACGTCTACCCGCTCCCTCCGCAGATGCGCGTGGCCTTCTCTGCTGCCCGCACTTCCAACTTCGCCCCGGGCACCCTGGACCAGACCATCGCCTTTGACCTGCTCCTCAATAACCTCGGGGAGACCTTTGAAATGCATATGGGCCGGTTCTCCTGCCCAGCCAATGGCACTTATGTTTTCATCTTCCACATGCTGAAGCTGGCAGTTAATGTGCCGCTTTATGTGAACCTCATGAAGAATGAGGAGGTCTTGGTGTCTGCCTATGCCAATGATGGTGCCCCCGACCATGAGACTGCCAGCAACCATGCTGTGCTTCAACTTTACCAAGGAGACCAGATCTGGCTCCGTCTACACAGAGGTGCCATCTATGGAAGCAGCTGGAAGTATTCCACATTCTCTGGCTACCTCTTATACCAGGACTGA